The following are encoded together in the Chiloscyllium plagiosum isolate BGI_BamShark_2017 chromosome 46, ASM401019v2, whole genome shotgun sequence genome:
- the LOC122544116 gene encoding probable G-protein coupled receptor 139, with protein MAFQMYDLKKSYYMVLAIIGLLGNLLAIMIFSRGNCGVSKCTTRYLVAMAIADLLVIIFEVILKKVIYYYEAPVFFLDITPACSAHDALCDAVIDCSVWFTIAFSFDRFVAVCCPNLRTRFCKEKTAAVMLSTTCILLCLKSTPIYFIYEPVKIVDNVPWFCYVKPNFYSDSGWVSYECFAKALTPLLPFALILLINTLTVRHILASSRVRKELKTHSNGEKNSDPEMESRRKSVILLFAISGSFIFLWLMFIINFLRYTFKGTFYTESELIFQDFGFMFRNFSCCTNTFIYAAAQSKFREKIKNALKSLVS; from the exons ATGGCGTTTCAAATGTACGATTTAAAGAAATCCTACTATATGGTCCTTGCTATAATTGGTTTGCTTG GTAACTTGCTGGCAATTATGATATTCTCTCGTGGAAATTGTGGCGTCTCAAAGTGCACTACTCGCTACCTTGTGGCTATGGCAATCgcagatctcctggtcattatcttTGAAGTCATATTGAAAAAGGTTATTTATTATTATGAAGCTCCAGTGtttttcctggacatcactcctgcgTGTAGTGCTCATGATGCTTTGTGTGATGCAGTCAtagattgttctgtctggttcaccatcGCTTtctcttttgatcgatttgtagcTGTTTGTTGTCCTAATCTCAGAACACGATTTTGCAAAGAGAAAACTGCAGCTGTCATGCTTTCAACAACTTGCATTCTGCTCTGTTTGAAAAGCACTCCCATCTACTTTATTTATGAGCCTGTGAAGATAGTGGACAATGTACCATGGTTTTGTTATGTAAAACCGAACTTTTATTCTGATTCTGGATGGGTGAGCTATGAATGCTTTGCTAAAGCTTTAACTCCACTGCTCCCCTTTGCTCTAATTCTGTTGATCAACACTTTGACTGTAAGACACATTTTAGCATCTAGCCGAGTTCGTAAGGAACTGAAAACCCACAGTAATGGAGAGAAAAatagtgacccagagatggaaagCAGGAGGAAATCCGTCATTTTACTTTTCGCCATATCTGGAAGTTTTATATTTTTGTGGTTGATGTTTATCATAAACTTCTTACGTTACACTTTTAAAGGAACATTTTACACAGAGTCCGAGTTGATATTTCAAGATTTCGGATTCATGTTTCGGAATTttagttgctgcacaaacacatttatttatgcagcagCTCAGTCCAAGTTCAGAGAGAAAATCAAGAACGCTTTGAAATCTCTGGTTTCATAA